The following proteins are co-located in the Rippkaea orientalis PCC 8801 genome:
- a CDS encoding helix-turn-helix transcriptional regulator, whose product MSSNYNQIAFALEILKLLAEKPRFRQELGDLLTQHLEKQGKSSGDVLQKLTRTIAKLRDCGFEIKSAPNCPYELIESNFPLILSSQQKQALYLATYVLSNMGFSAEAERLGRLYDFLGDEHPHQLHFDFSPPVDYSGEKIRQIIQQLEQRIEQQCRYTIYYQNSRGESRLWDLDRSELRFHNGVLYLFSFVPDWKSYHFPKSPNIEQNILFHINRIQSVLGVSNTRWFYDFPTIKIRYCMTGALANYQPRRSTEQVIEQNLDEKFIIIETIEDCLFWFRQRLLQYGANAQVLEPIWLREQIRDELKKSYENYTQQ is encoded by the coding sequence ATGTCCTCTAATTACAACCAAATCGCTTTTGCTTTAGAAATCCTGAAACTTTTAGCCGAAAAACCGAGATTTAGGCAGGAATTAGGCGATTTATTGACACAACATTTAGAAAAACAAGGCAAATCTTCCGGGGATGTCTTGCAAAAGCTGACTCGTACTATTGCTAAACTAAGAGACTGTGGCTTTGAGATCAAAAGTGCACCGAACTGTCCCTATGAACTAATAGAATCTAATTTCCCTCTAATATTATCTTCTCAACAAAAACAAGCTCTATATTTAGCCACTTATGTATTGTCTAATATGGGATTTTCTGCGGAAGCTGAACGACTGGGAAGACTGTATGATTTTTTAGGAGATGAACACCCCCATCAACTGCACTTTGATTTTAGTCCCCCCGTTGATTACAGTGGTGAGAAAATCAGGCAAATTATTCAACAGCTTGAGCAAAGAATTGAACAACAATGTCGCTATACTATTTACTATCAAAATAGTCGAGGAGAAAGTCGACTATGGGACTTAGATCGTTCAGAATTACGCTTTCATAATGGGGTTCTTTATTTGTTTAGTTTTGTTCCTGACTGGAAATCTTATCATTTCCCAAAAAGTCCTAACATTGAACAAAATATTCTCTTTCATATTAATCGTATTCAAAGTGTTTTGGGGGTTTCTAATACACGCTGGTTTTATGATTTTCCGACGATTAAAATTCGCTATTGTATGACAGGAGCTTTAGCTAACTATCAACCTCGTCGTAGCACTGAACAAGTCATTGAGCAAAATTTAGACGAGAAATTTATAATCATTGAAACCATCGAAGATTGTTTATTTTGGTTTCGTCAAAGACTTTTACAATATGGAGCGAATGCTCAAGTATTAGAACCAATCTGGTTGCGAGAGCAGATAAGAGACGAATTGAAGAAAAGTTACGAAAATTATACTCAACAATAA
- a CDS encoding ABC transporter ATP-binding protein produces the protein MAKEPLIELKGVSKAFGNHVILDGIDLTIYRGEALVIIGPSGTGKSTILRLIAGLIPLDGGEIYIKGQRRQGLIDDENKPMRIALVFQQAALFDSLNVDENVGFFLYEHSKLPREKIRQLVDAKLAMVGLQGIADKYPSQLSGGMRKRVSFARALIADPDNPADNPELVLYDEPTAGLDPISSTIIEDLVRRLQGAPGGCETYVMVSHQDSTIRRTADRVIFLYSGKVQWEGTVDEIDHTDNPLVRQFFSASIDGPIRVID, from the coding sequence ATGGCAAAAGAACCGTTAATTGAACTAAAAGGAGTTAGTAAAGCCTTTGGCAATCATGTCATTCTTGATGGCATTGACTTAACAATTTATCGTGGGGAAGCTTTAGTCATTATTGGACCGTCGGGAACGGGTAAATCGACCATTTTAAGGCTAATTGCTGGATTAATTCCTCTGGACGGGGGAGAAATTTACATCAAGGGACAACGCCGTCAAGGACTCATCGATGATGAGAATAAACCGATGCGAATTGCCCTAGTCTTCCAGCAAGCAGCCCTATTTGACTCCCTGAATGTTGATGAAAATGTCGGCTTTTTTCTCTATGAACACTCCAAACTCCCCCGCGAGAAAATCCGTCAATTAGTTGACGCAAAATTAGCGATGGTAGGATTACAGGGAATTGCTGATAAGTATCCCTCTCAACTGTCAGGAGGGATGCGTAAGCGAGTTAGCTTTGCCCGTGCATTAATTGCTGATCCCGATAATCCAGCCGATAATCCTGAATTGGTACTCTATGATGAACCGACTGCCGGATTAGACCCCATTTCTTCTACGATTATCGAAGATTTAGTGCGCCGTTTGCAAGGAGCCCCAGGAGGGTGCGAAACCTACGTCATGGTCAGTCATCAGGATAGTACCATTCGCCGTACTGCCGATCGCGTTATTTTTCTCTATAGTGGCAAAGTGCAATGGGAAGGCACTGTAGATGAGATTGATCACACGGATAACCCCCTGGTGAGGCAGTTTTTTAGTGCCAGTATTGACGGACCAATTCGAGTCATTGATTAA
- a CDS encoding MlaD family protein has protein sequence MLRSRTLQEGTVGLFALIGLVLFGGLVIWLRGGVLGQKPYQIQANFQDVSGLQIGAPVNFRGVAVGKITALQASSNGVTVLIEVSSRELRIPIGSTIQINRYGLIGEASVDITPSEKLSDQALAVDPTSEECPDKQLIICDNDTLDGETGSQLVQALTRLSNAYSDPEFVKELKGAFTSVAQAGTKIGKLSDEAAIFSKTARREIQGTSQTIAQINQAARDASQLMRNVNTVVSENRESLNRAVNNAASLVNNLNGLVSENRGNVINTLNSLERTSDEVRMVAIGLGKTVNKVNSGIDEVNIKKIARDLEILMANAAETSANLRDISQSFNDPTVILTVQKTLDSARATFENAQKITSDVEELTGDPAFRDNVRKLINGLSNLLSYTNQLEQQIYTAQLMESVTEQLEYQVAVQQRFLEQENANQTTLSRDSSIPPQVPVKETPKPVRVIAPEWVLESEKNNQIR, from the coding sequence ATGCTGCGATCAAGAACCCTTCAGGAAGGTACAGTGGGCTTATTTGCCCTCATAGGACTCGTCTTGTTTGGAGGATTGGTGATTTGGCTACGCGGAGGCGTATTAGGTCAAAAACCCTATCAAATTCAGGCTAATTTTCAAGATGTTAGCGGGTTACAAATCGGTGCGCCTGTTAACTTTCGTGGGGTTGCTGTGGGGAAAATCACGGCACTGCAAGCGAGTAGCAATGGGGTAACGGTATTAATTGAAGTGTCTTCGCGGGAGTTACGCATTCCCATCGGTTCTACCATTCAAATTAACCGTTATGGATTGATTGGGGAAGCTTCGGTGGATATTACCCCATCAGAAAAACTCTCTGATCAAGCGTTAGCGGTTGATCCGACGAGTGAGGAGTGTCCTGACAAACAACTGATCATTTGTGATAATGATACCCTTGATGGTGAAACGGGTTCTCAATTGGTACAAGCTTTAACTCGTCTGAGTAATGCCTATAGTGATCCCGAATTTGTTAAGGAATTGAAAGGGGCTTTTACCAGTGTTGCCCAAGCAGGAACTAAAATTGGTAAATTGAGTGACGAAGCGGCTATTTTTTCTAAAACAGCGCGTCGAGAAATTCAAGGGACTTCTCAAACCATTGCTCAAATTAACCAAGCTGCGCGGGATGCTTCCCAATTAATGCGAAATGTGAATACGGTTGTCTCGGAAAATCGAGAAAGCCTCAATCGGGCGGTTAATAATGCAGCGAGTTTAGTCAATAATTTGAATGGATTAGTCTCGGAAAATCGAGGTAATGTTATTAATACGTTGAATAGTTTAGAACGTACCAGTGATGAGGTGCGAATGGTGGCTATTGGCTTAGGAAAAACCGTTAATAAAGTGAATAGCGGCATTGATGAAGTGAATATTAAAAAAATTGCTAGGGATTTAGAAATTTTAATGGCTAATGCGGCGGAAACTTCAGCCAATTTGCGAGATATTTCTCAATCTTTTAATGATCCTACTGTGATTTTAACGGTGCAAAAAACCTTGGATTCTGCGCGAGCAACCTTTGAAAATGCCCAGAAAATCACCTCGGATGTAGAGGAATTAACGGGTGATCCCGCTTTTAGGGATAATGTTCGTAAATTGATTAATGGCTTGAGTAATTTATTGTCTTATACTAATCAACTAGAACAACAGATTTATACGGCTCAATTAATGGAGTCAGTCACCGAACAGTTAGAATATCAAGTTGCCGTACAACAGCGTTTTCTTGAACAAGAAAATGCGAATCAAACAACGCTTTCTAGGGATAGTTCTATCCCTCCCCAAGTTCCCGTTAAAGAAACCCCTAAACCTGTTCGAGTCATTGCTCCTGAGTGGGTACTAGAAAGTGAAAAAAACAATCAAATTAGATAA